ACCATGGCGTATCTCGCCCTGCGCGGCTGCGGGGCGGCGAACGGGGTGAGCCGGCTGCACGCCGAGGTCAGCCGCCGCATCTTCCAGCCGCTCTACCCGCGCTGGCCCGACGCCGAGGTGCCGATCGGCCACGTCACCAACGGCGTCCACGTGCCGTCGTGGGACTCGGAGGAGGCCGACGAGCTCTGGACCCAGAGCTGCGGGAAGGAGCGCTGGCTCGGCGACGTGGAGGGCCTGGAGGAGAAGATCCGCGCCGTCCCCGACTGGCAGGTCTGGGAGTGCCGCTCCTCGGCCCGCAAGTCCCTGGTCCAGTTCGTGCGCCGCCAGCTCTCGCGCCAGCTCGCCGTCTCCGGCGCGCCCCCCGGCGAGTGCGACGCCGCGGGCCACATCTTCGACGTGAACACGCTGACCCTCGGGTTCGCCCGGCGCTTCGCGACGTACAAGCGCCCGAACCTCCTGCTGCACGACGAGGAGCGGCTGCTGCGCATCCTCGCCAACGCGCAGCGGCCCGTGCAGCTGGTACTCGCCGGCAAGGCGCACCCCGCGGACGCGGCCGGCCAGGCCATGATCGGGCAGTGGCAGCGCTTCATCCGGCGGCCGGGCGCGCGCGCACACGTGGTGTTCCTCAGCGACTACGACATGATCCTGGCCGAGCGCCTCGTCCAGGGCGTGGACGTCTGGATCAACACGCCCCGCCGGCCGTGGGAGGCCTGCGGCACGAGCGGCATGAAGGTGCTCGTCAACGGCGGGATCAACCTCTCGGAGCTGGACGGCTGGTGGGCCGAGGCGTACGCGCCGGAGGTCGGCTTCGCGCTTGGCGACGGCCACGAGCACGGCGACGACCCGGGGTGGGACGCGGCCGAGGCCGGGGAGCTGTACGCGCTGCTCGAGCAGCGGATCGTCCCGGAGTTCTACCGGCGCGACGCGACCGGCATCCCGACGGCCTGGGTGGCCCGCGTCCGCGAGAGCATGGCGCGGCTGACCCCGCGCTTCGCGGCGAACCGCAGCGTCCGGGAGTACGCGGAGCGCTACTACCTGCCGGCGGCGGAGGCCTATCTGCGGCGCGCGGCCGACACGGGGGCGCCGGCGGCCGACCTGATCGCGTGGGCGCGCGTGCTGGACGGCGGCTGGGCCAACCTGCGCTTTGGCGACGCGGCCATCGAGACCCGCGGCGGCGCCCTCGACGTCTCGATCCACGTCTATCTCAACGGCGTGCCGGCGGACTCGGTCCGCGTCGAGCTCTATGCGGAGGGCGCTGCCGGCGGCGGTCCCGATGTCCACGAGCTTCAGCGGGGGCAGCAGCTCGTGGGCGCCGAGAACGGCTACGTCTACCGGGGGACGGTCCCGGCGTCGCGCCCCGCCGGCGATTACACGGCGCGGATCGTGCCGCAGCGCGAGGGCGTCGCCGTCCCGCTGGAGGTGGCGCACATCCTCTGGCAGCGCTAGGGCGCGGCCGCCGTTCCCCGGGCTGCCTCCTCCCCGAGCGCGCGCCGCAGCGCCCTCTGGAGGTCGGCGAGGCGGAAGGGCTTCTGGACGAACCCGCTGGGGGCCAGTTCTGCGAAGCGCCCCTGACGCTCGAGCACGTCGTAGCCGCTGCAGAGCACCACGGGCAGCTTCGGCAACGTGGCTCTGATGCGCCGGAGCGTCTCCTCGCCGTCCATCCGCGGCATCGTGAGGTCGAGGAGGACGGCGCGGATCTCCCCGCCATGCTTCTCCAGCGTCCCGAGCGCCTCGAGGCCGTCGGCGGCCTCGAGCACGCCGAAGCCCATGGCGCGGAGCATGCGCGAGGCCATGTCCCGCACCGGCTCCTCGTCGTCGACCAGCAGGATCGCCCCGGAGCCGCGCCAGGCGCCCGGCTGAACGTCCCCGGGGGCGACTGCCGCGGCGGGGCGGGCGTCCTCGCTCGCGGGCAGGACCACGGAGAACGTCGAGCCGGCTCCCCGCCTGCTGCGCACGGACACCGCCCCGCCGTGACGGCGGACGATGCCCGCCACGACGGGCAGGCCGAGGCCGCGTCCCGCGAACTTGGTGCTGAAGAACGGGTCGAAGACCCGCGGGAGCGTCGCCGCGTCCATCCCCTCCCCCGTGTCGGCCACCTCGAGCAGGACGCGCCGGCCCGCGGCGAGGTCCCCGACGACGAGGTCCCCCGCGACCTGCTCGCCGGGCGCGAGCGCGGCGGTGCGCACGTTGATCGCCCCCTCGTGCTCCCCGATGGCCT
This sequence is a window from bacterium. Protein-coding genes within it:
- the glgP gene encoding alpha-glucan family phosphorylase; translated protein: MPEMESRTSAPGPDRTPGVEGSEALAELALDLRWSWNHAADEIWQQLDLELWELTHNPWVVLQTVSRERVQQALADPAFREKVEGLVRARRGATAAVGWFQERHAGAPLRAVAYFSMEFMLSEALPIYSGGLGNVAGDHLKAASDLGIPVVGVGLLYQQGYFRQVIDRNGAQQSLYPYNDPGQLPIVPLRGPDGEWLRVELTLPGYSLWLRAWQVEVGRVRLYLLDSNDAANYPAHRGITSELYGGGPELRLQQEMVLGLAGWRLLRRLGVAPEVCHINEGHAALAVLERARSFMDDTKLPFEVALAATRAGNLFTTHTPVAAGFDRFAPALVEHYLGRYAADVLGVPVQRFLALGRQNPANAGEEFTMAYLALRGCGAANGVSRLHAEVSRRIFQPLYPRWPDAEVPIGHVTNGVHVPSWDSEEADELWTQSCGKERWLGDVEGLEEKIRAVPDWQVWECRSSARKSLVQFVRRQLSRQLAVSGAPPGECDAAGHIFDVNTLTLGFARRFATYKRPNLLLHDEERLLRILANAQRPVQLVLAGKAHPADAAGQAMIGQWQRFIRRPGARAHVVFLSDYDMILAERLVQGVDVWINTPRRPWEACGTSGMKVLVNGGINLSELDGWWAEAYAPEVGFALGDGHEHGDDPGWDAAEAGELYALLEQRIVPEFYRRDATGIPTAWVARVRESMARLTPRFAANRSVREYAERYYLPAAEAYLRRAADTGAPAADLIAWARVLDGGWANLRFGDAAIETRGGALDVSIHVYLNGVPADSVRVELYAEGAAGGGPDVHELQRGQQLVGAENGYVYRGTVPASRPAGDYTARIVPQREGVAVPLEVAHILWQR
- a CDS encoding ATP-binding protein, which encodes LARWREDMALLAVIVLPLTIGLVALAWVALRRAEQGLEAVERLQTETAQRLRVEAALRQSQKMEALGRLTGGVAHDFNNLLTAVLGNADLALADLPPDAPARESVEQIQKASLHAAELTRQMLAYAGRGSISVQPVALRDLVHDMAQLLGSSISKRHALVLELAEALPAVEADPAQLRQIVMNLVINASEAIGEHEGAINVRTAALAPGEQVAGDLVVGDLAAGRRVLLEVADTGEGMDAATLPRVFDPFFSTKFAGRGLGLPVVAGIVRRHGGAVSVRSRRGAGSTFSVVLPASEDARPAAAVAPGDVQPGAWRGSGAILLVDDEEPVRDMASRMLRAMGFGVLEAADGLEALGTLEKHGGEIRAVLLDLTMPRMDGEETLRRIRATLPKLPVVLCSGYDVLERQGRFAELAPSGFVQKPFRLADLQRALRRALGEEAARGTAAAP